A single genomic interval of Nerophis ophidion isolate RoL-2023_Sa linkage group LG11, RoL_Noph_v1.0, whole genome shotgun sequence harbors:
- the LOC133561913 gene encoding oxidized low-density lipoprotein receptor 1-like isoform X4 produces the protein MAEEDLNYVTVKFKSHNNLGKVSLHTSIKMASAGLGIICIILMSVIITLALHINDVVAERRQENANLTDENQQLFAQVSQLRGRVKELARERDSLNWTMGVILKYDSFPVKKHCSEKVLTLCEPCMQGWLWFRSKCYLFLDTPYYQGWKTWKGSVEACREMDADLVGIDSQEEQEFVTNHTKFYNDNRHGYWMGLRKDDNTDQWMWHHGGNLTVTFWRTQYYSRTNCALILPSDSLANWSKESCEMKNRYVCQTSALFKPDLE, from the exons ATGGCAGAAGAAGACCTAAATTATGTGACAGTCAAGTTCAAGTCTCACA ACAATTTGGGGAAGGTTTCCCTTCACACGTCCATCAAGATGGCATCAGCCGGCCTGGGCATCATCTGCATCATCCTCATGTCCGTCATCATCACCCTCGCCCTCCACA TAAACGACGTCGTGGCGGAGCGGCGGCAAGAGAACGCCAACCTGACCGATGAGAACCAGCAGCTATTTGCCCAGGTCTCCCAGCTGCGGGGGCGAGTGAAGGAGCTGGCCAGAGAGCGTGACAGTCTCAACTGGACCATGGGAGTCATCTTAAAGTATGACAGTTTCCCAGTGAAGAAACACTGCTCGGAAAAAG TTTTAACATTGTGTGAGCCCTGCATGCAAGGATGGCTGTGGTTCCGCTCCAAGTGTTATCTCTTCCTCGACACACCATATTACCAAGGTTGGAAAACTTGGAAGGGAAGTGTTGAAGCCTGCAGGGAGATGGATGCAGACCTGGTGGGGATTGACTCCCAGGAAGAACAG GAGTTCGTCACAAACCACACAAAGTTTTACAACGACAACAGGCACGGTTACTGGATGGGCCTGAGGAAGGATGACAACACGGACCAATGGATGTGGCACCATGGAGGAAACCTCACGGTGAC GTTCTGGAGAACACAATACTACAGCAGAACCAATTGTGCATTGATTCTGCCGTCTGATTCGCTGGCTAACTGGAGCAAAGAGAGCTGCGAGATGAAGAACCGTTACGTTTGCCAAACGAGTGCCTTGTTCAAACCAGATTTGGAATAA
- the LOC133561913 gene encoding oxidized low-density lipoprotein receptor 1-like isoform X1 codes for MAEEDLNYVTVKFKSHNRPSDEVIYEDVRGSLETWGPHLNVQEKHSDFEEVYDDVWTKEKASGPRHICHDNLGKVSLHTSIKMASAGLGIICIILMSVIITLALHINDVVAERRQENANLTDENQQLFAQVSQLRGRVKELARERDSLNWTMGVILKYDSFPVKKHCSEKVLTLCEPCMQGWLWFRSKCYLFLDTPYYQGWKTWKGSVEACREMDADLVGIDSQEEQEFVTNHTKFYNDNRHGYWMGLRKDDNTDQWMWHHGGNLTVTFWRTQYYSRTNCALILPSDSLANWSKESCEMKNRYVCQTSALFKPDLE; via the exons ATGGCAGAAGAAGACCTAAATTATGTGACAGTCAAGTTCAAGTCTCACA ACAGGCCCAGTGATGAAGTTATCTATGAAGACGTGAGGGGCAGCTTGGAGACGTGGGGACCACATCTCAACGTACAAG AGAAGCACAGCGACTTTGAGGAGGTCTATGACGACGTCTGGACAAAGGAGAAGGCGTCCGGTCCACGTCACATCTGTCATG ACAATTTGGGGAAGGTTTCCCTTCACACGTCCATCAAGATGGCATCAGCCGGCCTGGGCATCATCTGCATCATCCTCATGTCCGTCATCATCACCCTCGCCCTCCACA TAAACGACGTCGTGGCGGAGCGGCGGCAAGAGAACGCCAACCTGACCGATGAGAACCAGCAGCTATTTGCCCAGGTCTCCCAGCTGCGGGGGCGAGTGAAGGAGCTGGCCAGAGAGCGTGACAGTCTCAACTGGACCATGGGAGTCATCTTAAAGTATGACAGTTTCCCAGTGAAGAAACACTGCTCGGAAAAAG TTTTAACATTGTGTGAGCCCTGCATGCAAGGATGGCTGTGGTTCCGCTCCAAGTGTTATCTCTTCCTCGACACACCATATTACCAAGGTTGGAAAACTTGGAAGGGAAGTGTTGAAGCCTGCAGGGAGATGGATGCAGACCTGGTGGGGATTGACTCCCAGGAAGAACAG GAGTTCGTCACAAACCACACAAAGTTTTACAACGACAACAGGCACGGTTACTGGATGGGCCTGAGGAAGGATGACAACACGGACCAATGGATGTGGCACCATGGAGGAAACCTCACGGTGAC GTTCTGGAGAACACAATACTACAGCAGAACCAATTGTGCATTGATTCTGCCGTCTGATTCGCTGGCTAACTGGAGCAAAGAGAGCTGCGAGATGAAGAACCGTTACGTTTGCCAAACGAGTGCCTTGTTCAAACCAGATTTGGAATAA
- the LOC133561913 gene encoding oxidized low-density lipoprotein receptor 1-like isoform X2 yields the protein MAEEDLNYVTVKFKSHNRPSDEVIYEDVRGSLETWGPHLNVQDNLGKVSLHTSIKMASAGLGIICIILMSVIITLALHINDVVAERRQENANLTDENQQLFAQVSQLRGRVKELARERDSLNWTMGVILKYDSFPVKKHCSEKVLTLCEPCMQGWLWFRSKCYLFLDTPYYQGWKTWKGSVEACREMDADLVGIDSQEEQEFVTNHTKFYNDNRHGYWMGLRKDDNTDQWMWHHGGNLTVTFWRTQYYSRTNCALILPSDSLANWSKESCEMKNRYVCQTSALFKPDLE from the exons ATGGCAGAAGAAGACCTAAATTATGTGACAGTCAAGTTCAAGTCTCACA ACAGGCCCAGTGATGAAGTTATCTATGAAGACGTGAGGGGCAGCTTGGAGACGTGGGGACCACATCTCAACGTACAAG ACAATTTGGGGAAGGTTTCCCTTCACACGTCCATCAAGATGGCATCAGCCGGCCTGGGCATCATCTGCATCATCCTCATGTCCGTCATCATCACCCTCGCCCTCCACA TAAACGACGTCGTGGCGGAGCGGCGGCAAGAGAACGCCAACCTGACCGATGAGAACCAGCAGCTATTTGCCCAGGTCTCCCAGCTGCGGGGGCGAGTGAAGGAGCTGGCCAGAGAGCGTGACAGTCTCAACTGGACCATGGGAGTCATCTTAAAGTATGACAGTTTCCCAGTGAAGAAACACTGCTCGGAAAAAG TTTTAACATTGTGTGAGCCCTGCATGCAAGGATGGCTGTGGTTCCGCTCCAAGTGTTATCTCTTCCTCGACACACCATATTACCAAGGTTGGAAAACTTGGAAGGGAAGTGTTGAAGCCTGCAGGGAGATGGATGCAGACCTGGTGGGGATTGACTCCCAGGAAGAACAG GAGTTCGTCACAAACCACACAAAGTTTTACAACGACAACAGGCACGGTTACTGGATGGGCCTGAGGAAGGATGACAACACGGACCAATGGATGTGGCACCATGGAGGAAACCTCACGGTGAC GTTCTGGAGAACACAATACTACAGCAGAACCAATTGTGCATTGATTCTGCCGTCTGATTCGCTGGCTAACTGGAGCAAAGAGAGCTGCGAGATGAAGAACCGTTACGTTTGCCAAACGAGTGCCTTGTTCAAACCAGATTTGGAATAA
- the LOC133561913 gene encoding oxidized low-density lipoprotein receptor 1-like isoform X3, which produces MAEEDLNYVTVKFKSHNRPSDEVIYEDVRGSLETWGPHLNVQEKHSDFEEVYDDVWTKEKASGPRHICHDNLGKVSLHTSIKMASAGLGIICIILMSVIITLALHINDVVAERRQENANLTDENQQLFAQVSQLRGRVKELARERDSLNWTMGVILKYDSFPVKKHCSEKVLTLCEPCMQGWLWFRSKCYLFLDTPYYQGWKTWKGSVEACREMDADLVGIDSQEEQEFVTNHTKFYNDNRHGYWMGLRKDDNTDQWMWHHGGNLTVLENTILQQNQLCIDSAV; this is translated from the exons ATGGCAGAAGAAGACCTAAATTATGTGACAGTCAAGTTCAAGTCTCACA ACAGGCCCAGTGATGAAGTTATCTATGAAGACGTGAGGGGCAGCTTGGAGACGTGGGGACCACATCTCAACGTACAAG AGAAGCACAGCGACTTTGAGGAGGTCTATGACGACGTCTGGACAAAGGAGAAGGCGTCCGGTCCACGTCACATCTGTCATG ACAATTTGGGGAAGGTTTCCCTTCACACGTCCATCAAGATGGCATCAGCCGGCCTGGGCATCATCTGCATCATCCTCATGTCCGTCATCATCACCCTCGCCCTCCACA TAAACGACGTCGTGGCGGAGCGGCGGCAAGAGAACGCCAACCTGACCGATGAGAACCAGCAGCTATTTGCCCAGGTCTCCCAGCTGCGGGGGCGAGTGAAGGAGCTGGCCAGAGAGCGTGACAGTCTCAACTGGACCATGGGAGTCATCTTAAAGTATGACAGTTTCCCAGTGAAGAAACACTGCTCGGAAAAAG TTTTAACATTGTGTGAGCCCTGCATGCAAGGATGGCTGTGGTTCCGCTCCAAGTGTTATCTCTTCCTCGACACACCATATTACCAAGGTTGGAAAACTTGGAAGGGAAGTGTTGAAGCCTGCAGGGAGATGGATGCAGACCTGGTGGGGATTGACTCCCAGGAAGAACAG GAGTTCGTCACAAACCACACAAAGTTTTACAACGACAACAGGCACGGTTACTGGATGGGCCTGAGGAAGGATGACAACACGGACCAATGGATGTGGCACCATGGAGGAAACCTCACG GTTCTGGAGAACACAATACTACAGCAGAACCAATTGTGCATTGATTCTGCCGTCTGA